One genomic region from Clarias gariepinus isolate MV-2021 ecotype Netherlands chromosome 20, CGAR_prim_01v2, whole genome shotgun sequence encodes:
- the LOC128508261 gene encoding uncharacterized protein LOC128508261, which translates to MALDAWRHWLEGALHQFLVLTDHKNLQYLREAKRLNPRQARWAMFFSRFNFKISYRAGSKNLKADSLSRLRSNSIANDDDHILSEKIFVTHPLGAPAIRVRSSTNQSPELSPQSPVYPGSGSQSTHSISPRFIRHRTPGNRAYTLTPAGSLLVAQHGEGCAKVTNPHYFPGTENPLTSRQSTAGFEQVRKFGKKLTIICKVLYADTRVTPTDVDPSLHHSDREIRYGSRLETCVYVSHAKSSIPEPGPEEETPPPSIIEDEGTIYQVRDILNSRRRGGRLEYLVDWEGYSPEERSWVPRVDILDPTLLDEFHHTHPDRPAPRGRGVRTSPSPLSQCALRTDRAIPESPRRMEMNAKINANAEVTEDNQADSGDSKNSHEGGYVNEDNVETQSPRTFKQSESSGDTALSRCYRLTAVCMVLLYLLLLMAMTVLWIKFSMQNTANSQLQINYSTLSNERNQLQTNYSALSNERNQLQTNYSTLTNEKKLLQTSYNTLTNEKKQLQTSYSTMTNEKNQLQTSYNTLTNEKNQLQTSYNTLTNEKKQLQTSYNTLTNEKNQLQTSYSTLTNEKKQLQTSYNTLTNEKKQLQTSYNTLTNEKNQLQTRYNTLTNEKNQLQTRYNTLTNEKNQLQTRYNTLTNEKNQLQTSYNTLTNEKNQLQTSYNTLTSEKNQLQTRYNTLTNEKKQLQTSYNTLTNEKNQVQTRYNTLTNEKNQLQTRYNTLTNEKNQLLTRYNTLTNEKNQLQTSYNTLTSEKNQLQTRYNTQTNEKNQLQTSYNTLTNEKNQLLTRYNTLTNEKNQLQTRYNTLTNEKNQLQTRYITLTNEKNQLQTRYNTQTNEKNQLQTRYNTLTNEKNQLQTRYITLTNEKNQLQTRYNTQTNEKNQLQKERDAYVRILDDLNKGSCFIFSSSFYCMSIEEKSWTQSRQDCRDKGADLVIINSREEQEVIGKKLGHSDFWIGLSDRDTEGEWKWVDGTPVTTEFWNKGEPNGDTEDEDCVEIYSYYKRNAWNDNKCSRTKKWICEKRLPQ; encoded by the exons ATGGCCCTGGACGcatggagacactggctagagggagcCTTGCACCAGTTCCTCGTCTTGACCGATCATAAGAACCTGCAATATTTAAGGGAGGCAAAAAGACTCAACCCACGACAAGCACGCTGGGCAATGTTCTTTTCCCGATTTAATTTCAAAATCTCCTATCGTGCAGGGTCAAAGAACCTCAAAGCCGACTCCCTCTCTCGACTACGCTCCAACAGCATCGCCAATGACGATGATCACATACTCTCAGAGAAAATTTTTGTCACCCATCCACTGGGAGCACCCGCAATCCGTGTCAGATCCAGCACCAATCAATCCCCAGAACTGTCCCCCCAATCGCCGGTTTATCCAGGAAGTGGATCGCAATCCACTCATTCAATCAGTCCACGCTTCATTAGGCACAGGACACCCGGGAATCGAGCGTACACTCTCACTCCTGCCGGATCACTACTCGTGGCCCAACATGGGGAAGGATGTGCGAAG GTTACCAACCCCCATTATTTCCCTGGAACGGAGAACCCTCTGACCTCCCGACAGTCGACAGCTGGTTTCGAACAAGTGAGGAAGTTTGGGAAGAAGCTCACCATCATCTGCAAAGTGCTGTACGCAGACACAAGAGTAACGCCGACCGACGTCGATCCATCGCTCCATCATTCCGACCGGGAGATAAGGTATGGCTCTCGACTCGAGACATGCGTCTACGTCAGCCATGCAAAAAGCTCAATCCCAG AGCCTGGCCCAGAAGAAGAAACACCTCCTCCTTCGATCATAGAAGATGAGGGAACCATCTACCAAGTAAGGGACATTCTGAACTCCCGTCGTCGCGGTGGTCGCCTGGAATACTTGGTGGACTGGGAAGGCTACAGTCCAGAGGAGAGATCATGGGTACCTCGAGTTGACATCCTTGACCCCACTCTGCTAGACGAGTTTCATCACACCCATCCCGACCGCCCAGCACCAAGGGGTAGAG GCGTGCGCACATCTCCCTCGCCGTTGTCTCAGTGTGCCCTCCGAACCGACCGCGCCATCCCCGAATCTCCACGTAG AATGGAGATGAATGCAAAGATTAATGCAAATGCTGAAGTGACAGAAGACAACCAAGCTGATTCCGGAGACAGCAAGAACTCACATGAAGGTGGTTACGTGAATGAGGACAATGTGGAGACCCAAAGTCCCAGAACCTTTAAGCAATCTGAGAGTTCAG GAGACACTGCATTGAGCAGGTGTTACAGACTGACTGCTGTGTGTATGGTGCTGCTGTATCTTCTCCTGTTGATGGCCATGACAGTGTTGTGGATCAAATTCAGTATGCAGAATACAGCAAACAGTCAGCTACAGATCAATTACAGCACCCTGTCTAATGAGAgaaaccagttacagaccaattaCAGCGCCCTGTCTAATGAGAgaaaccagttacagaccaattaCAGCACCCTGACTAATGAGAAAAAActgttacagaccagttacaacaccctgactaatgagaaaaaacagttacagaccagttacagcACCATGACTAATGAGAaaaaccagttacagaccagttacaacaccCTGACTAATGAGAaaaaccagttacagaccagctACAACACCCTGactaatgagaaaaaacagttacagaccagttacaacaccCTGACTAATGAGAaaaaccagttacagaccagttacagcACCCTGactaatgagaaaaaacagttacagaccagttacaacaccctgactaatgagaaaaaacagttacagaccagttacaacaccCTGACTAATGAGAaaaaccagttacagaccaggtACAACACCTTGACTAATGAGAaaaaccagttacagaccaggtACAACACCTTGACTAATGAGAaaaaccagttacagaccaggtACAACACCTTGACTAATGAGAaaaaccagttacagaccagttacaacaccCTGACTAATGAGAaaaaccagttacagaccagttacaacaccTTGACTAGTGAAAaaaaccagttacagaccagatACAACACCCTTactaatgagaaaaaacagttacagaccagttacaacaccCTGACTAATGAGAAAAACCAGGTACAGACCAGGTACAACACTCTGACTAATGAGAaaaaccagttacagaccaggtACAACACCCTGACTAATGAGAAAAACCAGTTACTGACCAGATACAACACTCTGACTAATGAGAaaaaccagttacagaccagttacaacaccTTGACTAGTGAGAaaaaccagttacagaccaggtACAACACCCAGACTAATGAGAaaaaccagttacagaccagttacaacaccCTGACTAATGAGAAAAACCAGTTACTGACCAGATACAACACTCTGACTAATGAGAaaaaccagttacagaccagatACAACACTCTGACTAATGAGAaaaaccagttacagaccagatACATCACTCTGACTAATGAGAaaaaccagttacagaccaggtACAACACCCAGACTAATGAGAaaaaccagttacagaccagatACAACACTCTGACTAATGAGAaaaaccagttacagaccagatACATCACTCTGACTAATGAGAaaaaccagttacagaccaggtACAACACCCAGACTAATGAGAAAAACCAGTTACAGAAGGAGAGAGACGCATACGTGAGGATACTTGATGATTTGA ATAAAGGGAGTTGTTTCATCTTCAGCTCCAGTTTTTATTGCATGTCTATTGAGGAGAAGAGCTGGACTCAGAGCAGACAGGACTGCAGGGACAAaggagcagacctggtgatcataaacagcagagaggaacag GAGGTCATTGGTAAAAAGCTGGGACACTCTGATTTTTGGATTGGTCTGAGTGACAGGGATACAGAGGGAGAGTGGAAATGGGTGGATGGTACACCAGTGACCACTGA GTTCTGGAATAAAGGGGAACCGAACGGTGACACTGAAGATGAGGACTGTGTTGAGATTTATAGTTATTATAAAAGGAATGCctggaatgacaataaatgcTCTCGTACAAAAAAGTGGATCTGTGAGAAACGTCTTCCACAgtga